In Brachypodium distachyon strain Bd21 chromosome 2, Brachypodium_distachyon_v3.0, whole genome shotgun sequence, one genomic interval encodes:
- the LOC106866105 gene encoding uncharacterized protein LOC106866105 produces MARSTPSTSGEPPPCAGPSSGSKTIQAAVASPSTPPATASSSCPSGTTASTSATRPRAPGSDRRRRRRSAPSPPLRLYSRHTGRNCDSTVFHVLTVSFSGAPRCIGLPVASPAMKELPNQWFIRACTHRPVLLHDCLHWHLGSNFFDGKVLVFDTLVESFRLMQSPIANRSVRLLEIDGTLGISHIDYATTMAELWVLRDYKMEVWSLKYRVVLSVAETREHFRMGSLL; encoded by the coding sequence ATGGCGCGGTCGACGCCTTCGACATCCGGCGAACCCCCGCCGTGCGCCGGCCCGTCCTCGGGTTCGAAGACTATTCAAGCCGCCGTGGCTTCACCATCCACGCCTCCtgcgacggcctcctcctcctgtccCTCGGGAACCACCGCTTCTACTTCTGCAACCCGGCCACGCGCTCCCGGATCtgaccggcggcgacgtcgcCGCTCTGCACCCTCACCGCCCCTCCGGCTCTACTCGAGGCACACAGGGCGCAATTGCGACAGTACAGTCTTCCACGTCCTCACTGTCTCCTTCTCCGGGGCACCGAGGTGCATCGGGCTGCCTGTGGCCTCACCGGCCATGAAGGAATTGCCGAACCAGTGGTTTATTCGCGCCTGCACGCACCGGCCTGTCCTGCTACACGACTGCCTGCACTGGCACCTTGGTAGCAACTTCTTCGACGGCAAGGTACTGGTTTTCGACACTCTGGTTGAGTCATTCAGGTTGATGCAGTCTCCCATAGCCAACAGATCAGTACGTTTGCTTGAGATAGACGGTACACTTGGCATCAGCCATATAGATTATGCTACCACTATGGCAGAATTATGGGTGCTGCGAGACTACAAGATGGAGGTATGGTCATTAAAGTACAGGGTTGTATTGTCTGTGGCGGAGACGAGGGAACATTTCCGTATGGGGTCCCTGCTTTAA